The sequence GCCGCGATCCCGCAGGGCGTCCCCGCCCCGACGCTGCAGCGGCGGTCCGGGGCGGTCGTGCCCCTGCACCCGTCCCGCTACGGCGTCGTCGTGGTGCGGGTCCCGCGCGGGGGGAGCGTCACCCTGTACGCCACGGACGGGACGACCCGGCGTCTCGAAGGGCTGGTCGGCACGCCGCGGCAGGCGCAGCCCGACCCGAAGCCCTGAGCGCGCCTCAGCGGCGGGGCGCGACCGTCAGCTCCAGCTCGCCCGGGCCGACGTCGTGCCCGTCGGCGCAGCGCACCGCCACGCCGACGGGCGCGCCGCAGCCCTCGTGACGGAAGGCGACCGGCCCGCGGCCGTCCTCCGTCGCCCAGCGGTCCCCCCAGCGCATGAGCGCGGCCAGGACCGGGAAGGCGTCGGCGCCCTTCTCCGTCAGCCGGTAGCCGCGCCGCGTGCGCTGCCCCGGGTCGCGGTAGTCGACGTGTGCGAGCAGCCCGGCGGCCACGAGCTCGCGCAGGCGCGCGGCGACGCTCGGCTCGCTCAGGCCGACGCGCCGCACGAACTCCTCGAAGCGGGTGGCGCCGTAGAAGGCCTCGCGCAGCAGCAGGAGCGTCGAGCGCTTGCCGAGCGTCTCGAGCGCGGCGGCGATGGTGCAGGGGTCGGCCGACCAGCCGTCGCGGGGCTCGAGCGGACCGCTCATGGTGATCGTCGCGTCCATGCCCCGATGCTAGCTCACGACAAGATGAGTCAGCCCTGGTACGGTGCCTGGCTATGTCGACCTTCAGTCAGCTACGCGTGCCGGCCGCGGCCCGCGCGTCCACCCCGCCCGGCCGCGTGCTGGCGATCGTCTGCGCCGCGGTGGTCCTGTCGAGCCTGGACCTGTTCATCGTCAACGTCGCCCTGCCCGACATCGGCGCGGACTACGGCGAGGGCGACCTGAGCGCGCTGTCCTGGGTGCTGAACGCCTACGCCATCGTCTTCGCGGCGCTGCTCGTCGTCTTCGGGCGCGCGGCGGAGCGCTGGGACCGCCGGCGGGCGTTCCTGGCGGGCGTCGCCGTCTTCACCCTCGCGTCGGCGGCGTGCGGCGCGGCCCCGGGCCTCGGGGCGCTCGTGGCGTTCCGGGTGGTCCAGGCGGCGGGCGCGGCGCTGCTGATCCCGGCGTCGCTGGGTCTGGTGCTCGCGACCGCGCCGCCCGAGCGGCGGCAGGGCAGCGTTCGCACGTGGACGGCGGTGGGCGGCCTGGCCGCCGCGCTGGGCCCGGTCGTCGGCGGCGTCCTCGTCGCGGCCGACTGGCGCTGGGTCTTCCTCGTCAACGTGCCGATCGGCCTGGCGGCCATCGTGGTCGGGCTGCGCGCGCTGCCCGACGTGCCGGGGCACCCGGTCGCGCGCCCGAACGTCGGCGAGGCGACGCTCGTGACCGTCGGCATCGGCCTGCTCACCCTGGGGCTCGTCGAGGGCGAGCGCTGGGGCTGGGGATCGGCGCAGACCCTGGGCGTGCTCGGCGGCGCCCTGCTCGCGCTCGTCGCCTTCGCCGTGGCCCTGCGCCGCAGCGCCGACCCGCTCGTCGACCCGGCGCTGCTGCGCGTGCGGGCCTTCGTCGGCGCCAGCGGCGCGCTGAGCCTGTTCTCGGTCGGGTTCGGCGCGATGCTGCTGTCGATCGTCCTGTGGGAGCAGGAGGTGTGGGGCTGGTCGGCGCTGCGCACGGGCCTGGCCGTCGCGCCGGGGCCGCTGCTCGTGCCCGTGCTCGCGACCGTGGCCGGGCGGCTGATCCCGCGCGTCGGCGCCGGGCGGGTCGGCGCCGCGGGCGCCCTCGTCTTCGCCGCCGGCCTGGCGTGGTGGGCGCTGTCGGCGAGCGTCACGCCGAACTACGCGTCGGGCGTGCTGCCGGGGATGCTGCTGACGGGGGTCGGCGTGGGCCTGACGCTGCCGACGCTGATGGGCGCCGCGGCCGCCGCCCTGCCGCCGGCCGCGTTCGCGACCGGCTCGGGCGTGACGAACATGCTGCGCCAGGTCGGGCTGGCGCTGGGCGTCGCGGTCTTCGTCGCCGTCGTCGGCTCGCCCGCGGGCCCGGCGGCGCTCGAGGACGCCTACGCCCGGGCGTGGTGGGTCCTCGCGGCGTTCGCCGTGGCCGCGGCCGCGGTGGCGCTCGTCCTGCCGCGGCCCGGCCGGGCGGCGGCGCCGGTCCCGGCGACGGACGCGGCCTGAGGGGCGGCGGGGCGGCGGGAGCCGGCGCACCGAGCCGCCGACCGCTTGGCCGGCGCCAGCGCCCGGTCTATCGTGTCGACGCGCGGTGCGTGTCGCCGCGCGCCCCGTCCGTCCCGACCGGAAGCAGCCATGGACCCCAGAACCCGGACGGCCCGTCGGCCGTCCGCCGTCCGCACCGGCCTCGCCGCGGCGCTGCGCCGGGGCGCCGCGACGTGCCGCCTCCTGCGGGCACCGCGGCACGATCGACCGAGCGGCGATCGCGGCGCTCCCCCGGGCGGCCGGCCGGTAGCGGCGGCGGTGGAGCTGCCGGGCACGCGTCGGCGCTCGCTCCTCCGGCTCGTCGTGCTCCCCACCGTGGCCGCTGCGCTCGTCGCAGCGTCGCCGGCCGACGCCGCGACGTTCGTGGTGGGGCGCGGCGCGGCGGCGGCGCAGCTGCGCCGGCCGGGCGTGCACGTCGACGCCTGGACGTCCGCCACGGTGAGCGCGACGGCGGGGCGGCCCCAGGGCACCGTGCTCGCGTGGACGGAGGTGACGCCGTCCAAGGTGCCGCACCGGTGGTGGTGGCGCACGTACACGTCGTGGTGCTCGGCGGGGCGGTGCTCGCGGCCCGTGAAGGCGCTGGTCAGCCGGCGCGCGGGCCGGCGGACGTCGGAGAACACCGTGACGCCGTGGCGGGTGTGGGTCAGCACGGATGCCACCCGCGACCGTGCCGTGGTGAAGGCCGGGATCCGCTGGGGCGCCCGGTGGGCGATCGCGAGCCGCAGGCGGCTCGTCGCGCACGGTCCGACGGACGACGTCTGGAACGCGGGCTTCGCCCGCCTGACCCACACGCCCGACGGCCGCGACTGGATCTCGTGGAACGACGACGACGAGCAGGTGCGCATCTCGCCCGCCCGGGACGGTCGCCGCCTGCGGGGGCCGATCGTCGCCCGCGGCGACACCGCCATCGCGCGGAACGTCGGTGGTCGCTGGGTGCTGCTCTGGTTCGAGCGCACCACGGAAGACGCCGGCCGGTTTCCCCTGAACGCGAAGAGCGCGCCGACGGTCGCCGGGCTGCGGACGGTCTCGGCCGCGCAGCTGACGGCGCGCGGGGACGACGTCTTGGTGAAGCTCGTGGGCCCCGAGACCGGCCCCCTCCTGGGGGTCTGGCGCTCCGCAGCTCCGGGCGACCGCGCGCAGCCGATCCGTGGCGCCTGGATCGACTCAGCCGGCACGGTGGGGCCGTCGCAGGCCCTCCCGGCAGATCGATTCAATCTCGCTGGCGTACGCTCGCTTCCGGCCCCCTCCGGCGGCCTCGTCCTGTGCCCGTGGAACATCTCGGCGCCCTTGGGCGGGACGTTCCAGACCCAGTCGGGCGCGTGTCACGAGGACGACGTCGACCCTGTGCGGCTTCGGGGCGGCTAGCGCCTCGGTGGGGGTGGGTCCGTGGCGGCCCCCTCTGCCCGCCGCCCTAGTTCGTGTGCTTGACCGTGATGACGTCGCCGGGGTGGGTGGGGGTGGGTCCGTGGCGGCCCCCTCTGCCCGCCGCCCTAGTTCGTGTGCTTGACCGTGATGACGTCGCCGTCCTGCATCACGTAGTCGCGGCCCTCGGTGCGGAGCGTGCCCTTGTCGCGCGCCTGGGAGTAGCCGCCCGCGTCGAGCAGCTCCTGCCAGCCGACGACGTCGGCGCGGACGAAGCCCTGCTGGATGTCCGTGTGGATCTGGCCGGCGGCGTGCCAGACGGTCAGGCCGCGCTTCAGGTGCCAGGACTGGCCGCGGACGCCCGAGCCGACGGTGAAGAACGTGATCAGGTCGAGCAGCTCGAACGCGCCGCGGGCGATCCGCTGCAGGCCGGACTCAGCGAAGCCCATGTCCTCGCGCATCGCGGCGGCCTCCTCGTCGTCCATCTCGATGAGCTCGGACTCCAGGCGCGACGAGACGGCGACGGCGACGGCGCCCATCGCGGCGGCGTGCTCGGCGACGGCGGCAGGCACCTCGCCCGAGGCGTCGTTCTCGTCGACGTTGGCGACGAACAGGACCGGCTTGGCGGTGAGCGGCGACAGGGTGCGGACGACGTTGGGGTGGTCCTCCGGCACGGGCACCAGGCGCGCGGGCGTGCCCTCGTTCAGCGCGGGGATCAGCTCGTCGAGCCAGGCCAGCTCCGCCTTCGCCTCGGCGTCGCCGCCGCGGGCCTGCTTCTGCACCCGCTCGCGGCGCCGCTCGGCCTGCTCCAGGTCGGCCATCAGCAGCTCGGTCTCGATGGTCTCGATGTCCCGGATGGGGTTCACCGAGCCCTCGGGATGGACGATGTTGGCGTCCTCGTGCGCGCGGACGACGTGGACGATCGCGTCCGTCTCGCGGATGTTCGCCAAGAACTTGTTGCCCAGGCCCTCGCCCTTGTGGGCGCCGGCGACGAGGCCCGCGATGTCGTGGAAGTCGATGTGGTCGAAGACGATCTCCGACGCGCCCATCTGCTCCGCGATCCGCACCAGCCGCTCGTCCTCGACGGGGACGACCGCGACGTTCGGCTCGATCGTGGTGAACGGGTAGTTCGCGGCCTCCGCCCCCGACTTCGTCAGCGCGTT comes from Patulibacter sp. SYSU D01012 and encodes:
- a CDS encoding MFS transporter, translating into MSTFSQLRVPAAARASTPPGRVLAIVCAAVVLSSLDLFIVNVALPDIGADYGEGDLSALSWVLNAYAIVFAALLVVFGRAAERWDRRRAFLAGVAVFTLASAACGAAPGLGALVAFRVVQAAGAALLIPASLGLVLATAPPERRQGSVRTWTAVGGLAAALGPVVGGVLVAADWRWVFLVNVPIGLAAIVVGLRALPDVPGHPVARPNVGEATLVTVGIGLLTLGLVEGERWGWGSAQTLGVLGGALLALVAFAVALRRSADPLVDPALLRVRAFVGASGALSLFSVGFGAMLLSIVLWEQEVWGWSALRTGLAVAPGPLLVPVLATVAGRLIPRVGAGRVGAAGALVFAAGLAWWALSASVTPNYASGVLPGMLLTGVGVGLTLPTLMGAAAAALPPAAFATGSGVTNMLRQVGLALGVAVFVAVVGSPAGPAALEDAYARAWWVLAAFAVAAAAVALVLPRPGRAAAPVPATDAA
- a CDS encoding helix-turn-helix domain-containing protein; amino-acid sequence: MDATITMSGPLEPRDGWSADPCTIAAALETLGKRSTLLLLREAFYGATRFEEFVRRVGLSEPSVAARLRELVAAGLLAHVDYRDPGQRTRRGYRLTEKGADAFPVLAALMRWGDRWATEDGRGPVAFRHEGCGAPVGVAVRCADGHDVGPGELELTVAPRR
- the ychF gene encoding redox-regulated ATPase YchF, which encodes MKIGIVGMPNAGKSSLFNALTKSGAEAANYPFTTIEPNVAVVPVEDERLVRIAEQMGASEIVFDHIDFHDIAGLVAGAHKGEGLGNKFLANIRETDAIVHVVRAHEDANIVHPEGSVNPIRDIETIETELLMADLEQAERRRERVQKQARGGDAEAKAELAWLDELIPALNEGTPARLVPVPEDHPNVVRTLSPLTAKPVLFVANVDENDASGEVPAAVAEHAAAMGAVAVAVSSRLESELIEMDDEEAAAMREDMGFAESGLQRIARGAFELLDLITFFTVGSGVRGQSWHLKRGLTVWHAAGQIHTDIQQGFVRADVVGWQELLDAGGYSQARDKGTLRTEGRDYVMQDGDVITVKHTN